One genomic window of Salvia miltiorrhiza cultivar Shanhuang (shh) chromosome 4, IMPLAD_Smil_shh, whole genome shotgun sequence includes the following:
- the LOC131022780 gene encoding uncharacterized protein LOC131022780 isoform X1, with protein MCILCVIQKWSRRIATMLPWLVIPLIGLWALSQLLPPAFRFEITSPRLACLLVLLVTLFWYEVLMPQLSAWRVRRNDRLRERKRFEAIEMQKLRKTATRRCRNCLTAYRDQNPGGGKFMCSYCGHISKRPVLDLPVPPGMGNSGILKDLVGKGGKILNGKAWSDNGWICGQDWLENGNWVAGPFAGKSNWKRNGGGLFGGEDDHCLAEKSYSRVFIFACKALTAFLLSIMWVWRKIFRVSSSGDDTSSDSERRGMLDNQSEGGGNGQESRGEKARRKAEEKRQARLEKELLEEEERKQREEVARLVEERRRLRDEKMEAEKERGKGSPRAKERDSRKESERKRQERRKEKDRGSSKSNSDVEELEKRVSKESDQNKRSDSDRREQQRSAPESMKPHGTELGHGFKGAAAGNHNRGNAGTRYLDRMRGTFLSSSRAFTGGGFFGKNTNTSTVSREQKPSSLVENAQALASRKEILQPDQASGRPTVNGDDKSSNRPQVLIEPQPCTAPKKSWQQLFARSPAVGPPSNSNVISRPTGKHKAEVQCTPFSGNPPSTQSFDNPIDFGLQSPFSLFGSSSSSSVLPLSSETMLPKRGDKPHQFLPEESEIFEDPCYVPDPISLLGPVSESLDSFQLDLGFVDTGLEKPCAVKTKAAPSKVTKPSPIESPLSRSRVSEDSSNVLNGDGSWQMWNSSPFVQDGLGLVGGPVNWLLHPEMNLLNKEDNVRQVPHKTMASLFKKDEQISSGSHPPQHVLFGNSQNGGTINSSGPAISDGPWLPRTLFGQTSDNQAVMKPKGETVQNGLIYGNTSGPPANHQFDLSASNCWTRKDWTVPGSRESAPINRPHIGGLYSPPDVQSLWSYE; from the exons ATGTGTATACTTTGCGTGATTCAGAAGTGGTCGCGGAGGATTGCTACCATGTTGCCATGGCTAGTAATACCACTGATTGGGCTATGGGCTCTTTCGCAGCTCTTGCCACCGGCGTTCCGATTTGAAATCACGTCCCCGAGGCTTGCTTGCTTGTTAGTTCTGTTGGTAACACTGTTCTGGTACGAGGTTCTGATGCCTCAGTTGTCAGCATGGAGGGTCAGGAGGAATGATAGGCTTAGGGAGAGGAAAAGGTTTGAGGCCATTGAAATGCAGAAACTGAGGAAGACTGCCACCCGGAGGTGTAGGAATTGCTTGACAGCGTATCGGGATCAGAATCCTGGTGGGGGCAAGTTCATGTGCTCTTATTGTGGCCATATTTCGAAGAGGCCAGTTCTGGATTTGCCAGTCCCTCCAGGAATGGGTAATTCAGGGATATTGAAGGATCTGGTTGGCAAAGGTGGGAAGATATTGAATGGGAAGGCTTGGTCAGACAATGGGTGGATATGTGGGCAGGACTGGCTGGAGAACGGTAATTGGGTTGCAGGGCCTTTTGCTGGTAAGTCAAATTGGAAGAGGAATGGCGGTGGCTTATTTGGTGGGGAGGATGACCATTGTCTGGCGGAAAAATCTTATTCTCGTGTATTTATTTTTGCTTGCAAAGCATTAACAGCTTTTTTATTGAGCATCATGTGGGTTTGGAGAAAGATTTTTAGGGTTAGTTCATCCGGAGATGATACTTCATCTGATTCAGAACGCAGAGGAATGCTGGATAATCAAAGCGAAGGTGGAGGGAACGGTCAGGAGAGTAGAGGAGAGAAAGCTCGAAGAAAAGCCGAGGAGAAGAGGCAGGCTAGATTAGAGAAGGAGCTCCTAGAAGAGGAGGAAAGAAAGCAGCGCGAAGAGGTCGCAAGGTTGGTTGAAGAACGGAGGAGATTACGAGATGAGAAAATGGAGGCTGAAAAAGAGCGTGGAAAGGGGTCCCCCCGAGCTAAGGAAAGAGATAGTAGAAAAGAATCTGAAAGGAAGCGCCAGGAAAGAAGGAAGGAGAAAGACAGAGGATCAAGTAAAAGCAACTCTGATGTTGAGGAGTTGGAAAAGAGAGTGAGCAAAGAAAGTGACCAGAACAAGAGGAGTGATAGTGATAGACGTGAGCAACAGCGAAGTGCACCTGAAAGTATGAAACCTCATGGTACAGAACTGGGGCATGGATTTAAGGGTGCTGCAGCAGGTAATCATAACCGAGGGAATGCTGGAACAAGATATTTGGATCGCATGCGGGGCACATTTTTATCTTCTTCCAGAGCATTTACCGGAGGTGGTTTTTTTGGAAAGAATACTAACACGTCTACTGTTTCAAGAGAACAGAAACCTAGCTCATTGGTAGAAAATGCTCAAGCTCTTGCATCTAGAAAAGAAATATTACAACCTGACCAGGCTTCTGGGAGGCCAACTGTAAATGGAGATGATAAGAGTTCTAACCGCCCG CAGGTGCTCATTGAACCTCAACCATGTACAGCCCCTAAAAAGTCGTGGCAGCAACTATTCGCTCGTTCACCAGCTGTTGGTCCCCCCTCTAACTCGAATGTTATAAGCAGACCAACCGGGAAGCATAAAGCAGAAGTTCAGTGCACTCCCTTTTCTGGCAATCCTCCGTCAACACAATCATTTGACAATCCTATTGATTTTGGGCTGCAGTCTCCGTTCAGTCTCTTTGGATCAAGTAGTAGCAGTTCAGTTCTTCCATTATCTTCTGAAACCATGCTCCCGAAAAGGGGAGATAAACCACATCAATTTTTGCCAGAGGAGTCAGAGATTTTTGAAGACCCCTGTTATGTTCCAGATCCGATATCCTTGCTTGGACCAGTTTCTGAATCACTTGATAGCTTTCAGCTGGACCTGGGTTTTGTTGATACTGGATTGGAAAAACCATGTGCTGTGAAGACTAAAGCTGCACCTTCCAAAGTTACCAAGCCATCACCAATTGAGTCTCCATTATCGCGGTCACGTGTTTCAGAAGATAGCTCCAATGTCTTAAACGGCGATGGCTCATGGCAGATGTGGAATAGCTCTCCTTTTGTTCAGGATGGTCTTGGTTTGGTTGGCGGGCCTGTCAACTGGCTTTTACATCCAGAGATGAACTTGTTAAACAAGGAAGACAATGTGCGTCAGGTACCTCATAAAACAATGGCTTCACTGTTCAAGAAGGATGAGCAAATCTCTTCTGGCTCTCATCCTCCGCAGCATGTTTTATTTGGGAATTCCCAGAATGGTGGAACAATTAATTCATCTGGGCCTGCAATTTCTGATGGTCCGTGGTTGCCAAGAACTTTATTTGGACAAACTTCTGATAATCAAGCTGTGATGAAGCCTAAGGGGGAAACCGTTCAGAATGGCCTAATTTATGGAAATACTAGTGGACCTCCTGCTAACCATCAATTTGACCTGTCTGCTTCTAATTGTTGGACTAG
- the LOC131022780 gene encoding uncharacterized protein LOC131022780 isoform X2 — protein MCILCVIQKWSRRIATMLPWLVIPLIGLWALSQLLPPAFRFEITSPRLACLLVLLVTLFWYEVLMPQLSAWRVRRNDRLRERKRFEAIEMQKLRKTATRRCRNCLTAYRDQNPGGGKFMCSYCGHISKRPVLDLPVPPGMGNSGILKDLVGKGGKILNGKAWSDNGWICGQDWLENGNWVAGPFAGKSNWKRNGGGLFGGEDDHCLAEKSYSRVFIFACKALTAFLLSIMWVWRKIFRVSSSGDDTSSDSERRGMLDNQSEGGGNGQESRGEKARRKAEEKRQARLEKELLEEEERKQREEVARLVEERRRLRDEKMEAEKERGKGSPRAKERDSRKESERKRQERRKEKDRGSSKSNSDVEELEKRVSKESDQNKRSDSDRREQQRSAPESMKPHGTELGHGFKGAAAGNHNRGNAGTRYLDRMRGTFLSSSRAFTGGGFFGKNTNTSTVSREQKPSSLVENAQALASRKEILQPDQASGRPTVNGDDKSSNRPVLIEPQPCTAPKKSWQQLFARSPAVGPPSNSNVISRPTGKHKAEVQCTPFSGNPPSTQSFDNPIDFGLQSPFSLFGSSSSSSVLPLSSETMLPKRGDKPHQFLPEESEIFEDPCYVPDPISLLGPVSESLDSFQLDLGFVDTGLEKPCAVKTKAAPSKVTKPSPIESPLSRSRVSEDSSNVLNGDGSWQMWNSSPFVQDGLGLVGGPVNWLLHPEMNLLNKEDNVRQVPHKTMASLFKKDEQISSGSHPPQHVLFGNSQNGGTINSSGPAISDGPWLPRTLFGQTSDNQAVMKPKGETVQNGLIYGNTSGPPANHQFDLSASNCWTRKDWTVPGSRESAPINRPHIGGLYSPPDVQSLWSYE, from the exons ATGTGTATACTTTGCGTGATTCAGAAGTGGTCGCGGAGGATTGCTACCATGTTGCCATGGCTAGTAATACCACTGATTGGGCTATGGGCTCTTTCGCAGCTCTTGCCACCGGCGTTCCGATTTGAAATCACGTCCCCGAGGCTTGCTTGCTTGTTAGTTCTGTTGGTAACACTGTTCTGGTACGAGGTTCTGATGCCTCAGTTGTCAGCATGGAGGGTCAGGAGGAATGATAGGCTTAGGGAGAGGAAAAGGTTTGAGGCCATTGAAATGCAGAAACTGAGGAAGACTGCCACCCGGAGGTGTAGGAATTGCTTGACAGCGTATCGGGATCAGAATCCTGGTGGGGGCAAGTTCATGTGCTCTTATTGTGGCCATATTTCGAAGAGGCCAGTTCTGGATTTGCCAGTCCCTCCAGGAATGGGTAATTCAGGGATATTGAAGGATCTGGTTGGCAAAGGTGGGAAGATATTGAATGGGAAGGCTTGGTCAGACAATGGGTGGATATGTGGGCAGGACTGGCTGGAGAACGGTAATTGGGTTGCAGGGCCTTTTGCTGGTAAGTCAAATTGGAAGAGGAATGGCGGTGGCTTATTTGGTGGGGAGGATGACCATTGTCTGGCGGAAAAATCTTATTCTCGTGTATTTATTTTTGCTTGCAAAGCATTAACAGCTTTTTTATTGAGCATCATGTGGGTTTGGAGAAAGATTTTTAGGGTTAGTTCATCCGGAGATGATACTTCATCTGATTCAGAACGCAGAGGAATGCTGGATAATCAAAGCGAAGGTGGAGGGAACGGTCAGGAGAGTAGAGGAGAGAAAGCTCGAAGAAAAGCCGAGGAGAAGAGGCAGGCTAGATTAGAGAAGGAGCTCCTAGAAGAGGAGGAAAGAAAGCAGCGCGAAGAGGTCGCAAGGTTGGTTGAAGAACGGAGGAGATTACGAGATGAGAAAATGGAGGCTGAAAAAGAGCGTGGAAAGGGGTCCCCCCGAGCTAAGGAAAGAGATAGTAGAAAAGAATCTGAAAGGAAGCGCCAGGAAAGAAGGAAGGAGAAAGACAGAGGATCAAGTAAAAGCAACTCTGATGTTGAGGAGTTGGAAAAGAGAGTGAGCAAAGAAAGTGACCAGAACAAGAGGAGTGATAGTGATAGACGTGAGCAACAGCGAAGTGCACCTGAAAGTATGAAACCTCATGGTACAGAACTGGGGCATGGATTTAAGGGTGCTGCAGCAGGTAATCATAACCGAGGGAATGCTGGAACAAGATATTTGGATCGCATGCGGGGCACATTTTTATCTTCTTCCAGAGCATTTACCGGAGGTGGTTTTTTTGGAAAGAATACTAACACGTCTACTGTTTCAAGAGAACAGAAACCTAGCTCATTGGTAGAAAATGCTCAAGCTCTTGCATCTAGAAAAGAAATATTACAACCTGACCAGGCTTCTGGGAGGCCAACTGTAAATGGAGATGATAAGAGTTCTAACCGCCCG GTGCTCATTGAACCTCAACCATGTACAGCCCCTAAAAAGTCGTGGCAGCAACTATTCGCTCGTTCACCAGCTGTTGGTCCCCCCTCTAACTCGAATGTTATAAGCAGACCAACCGGGAAGCATAAAGCAGAAGTTCAGTGCACTCCCTTTTCTGGCAATCCTCCGTCAACACAATCATTTGACAATCCTATTGATTTTGGGCTGCAGTCTCCGTTCAGTCTCTTTGGATCAAGTAGTAGCAGTTCAGTTCTTCCATTATCTTCTGAAACCATGCTCCCGAAAAGGGGAGATAAACCACATCAATTTTTGCCAGAGGAGTCAGAGATTTTTGAAGACCCCTGTTATGTTCCAGATCCGATATCCTTGCTTGGACCAGTTTCTGAATCACTTGATAGCTTTCAGCTGGACCTGGGTTTTGTTGATACTGGATTGGAAAAACCATGTGCTGTGAAGACTAAAGCTGCACCTTCCAAAGTTACCAAGCCATCACCAATTGAGTCTCCATTATCGCGGTCACGTGTTTCAGAAGATAGCTCCAATGTCTTAAACGGCGATGGCTCATGGCAGATGTGGAATAGCTCTCCTTTTGTTCAGGATGGTCTTGGTTTGGTTGGCGGGCCTGTCAACTGGCTTTTACATCCAGAGATGAACTTGTTAAACAAGGAAGACAATGTGCGTCAGGTACCTCATAAAACAATGGCTTCACTGTTCAAGAAGGATGAGCAAATCTCTTCTGGCTCTCATCCTCCGCAGCATGTTTTATTTGGGAATTCCCAGAATGGTGGAACAATTAATTCATCTGGGCCTGCAATTTCTGATGGTCCGTGGTTGCCAAGAACTTTATTTGGACAAACTTCTGATAATCAAGCTGTGATGAAGCCTAAGGGGGAAACCGTTCAGAATGGCCTAATTTATGGAAATACTAGTGGACCTCCTGCTAACCATCAATTTGACCTGTCTGCTTCTAATTGTTGGACTAG